From the genome of Salvia splendens isolate huo1 chromosome 7, SspV2, whole genome shotgun sequence:
TTGTCGGCCCACTTTCTCTCCGTGGAAATAATCATGGACTCGGATTTCTGGACGATGCGCCTCGCCGCCGCCAAGAGGCAGTTCAATATGCAGAGCAATCATCACTCTCAGTTGGGTTTGTTGAAAATATTTGTGTTGAAATGTTTTCTGATCCTTATTATTTTGTTGAATCTTatgttcatttttttaaattaaagatCGGTTTAACGTCGAAGATTTTGTCGGTGAGGAAGAGGCCCAGCCCGATTATCCTTGCCCGTATTGTTACGAAGAGTTGGATATAGCATCCATTTGCTCACATCTGGAGGCCGAGCACTCGTATGAATCCAAATCCACCGTgagtttcttttattttctagaTATCTTTTGTGTATTTGATAATTTTGTTTACGAATTACACGAGTTGCTATTATTTTCTTGGTGGATTCGATTCATTTGTTGGAAAAAGTTGAGGTCTTTGGAGTGTTTTTGCCCAAATCCTCGATCTTGCTTGTGAATTTTGGTAATCCTCTTCCATACAAGCATGTTGCCAATTAATGGAAATGTTTGGTGAATGAGTGGACAAAGTTGGAGTTTTTAAGGATATTTTAGGAATCAgaatatttagtttaattttggcAAGTTCTGTGGTCTTGTCTTTTGTTTGAGTTTTAGTTCCATGGATGATGGATTTAGTTGTCCTGGATTGTTTTCAGATAACTGTAGAGTAGAGTATCATTGTTACAGTGTATAGCACTCTTTCATATTTTGATATCTTCTCTAATGGTGTTTGGAAACTAATGGTGTGAATTCGACTTACCAACTTGTCTGTTGATGCCATGTTTTACTCCCGCATCACTTATTTAGGCTGTGTAGTTGTATTGAACATAAAATACCTTGCTTCTAAATTCAATGGGAAAGAGAGTAGAAATCACCCACCAATGAGTACCCCTAATCATTCAAAACCAACCTTCCTCACCCGTTATAACTCCGCCAACTTGACAAAAAACTTTTAAAATAGTTATATTGATCGACTCTTGCTGACTTTGGTGCTGCAGCATGAGAGGATACTTGTCTCCATGCAGAAAAATGTGAGGTATGCATTGTTTCTGTGAATCCAGGATCGAGGATAAAGAAGCATACCCTTGTAGTCCTGCACGACCAGTTAGTTGTTACAATATTAAGTGGCATAAGAAACAATCGATGGTTAAATATATCAATTTGCTCAGCCAACCATTTCAACTACACTAAAATCTCAAAAATAGTGCATACAGATTACATATCTATGTAAAATCTGGCGGTCCAAGCTCGCAGTTATCTCACCGATATATCCTGATTCTAATTGAATCTTTCTtgctttaaaaaattatatactacCTCTTGAACTATTTTATCATACAACATTTGCCCTTTCTTGCAGGTTTGTCCTGTTTGTTCAGTTAAAGTTGCCAGTGACATGATAAGTCATCTCACATTGCAGCATGGACACTTGTTCAAGATATCCTTATTTTGAAATTACCGTTGTTCGTATTTTTGTTTCGATTGTGAAAATGGTTTTGATGTCTTTAACCAACAGCTACATGCACCGTCATGGCCGGTTGCGTAGAGTTCCCTTCCCCAATAGTCAACCGCTCTCGCTGCTGGGGAGGGATCTCAGAGAGGCCCATTTACAGGTGCTTCTAGGAGGCAGTGGGTTTCGATCGAGTAGTGCAGCTTTGTCTACTGCTGTTACTGATAATCTCCTCTCCTATCTTGTTTTGAACTTCCCTACAATTGAAAATGATGATATTTCAAAATCTTTGATGTCAAGTTTAGAGGAAAATTCTGCCAAAAATGTGGCACCTCAGCATATGTGGAAATCAAGGTAGCAATCAAATTTagatttttcaaataaaatttccTGATGTGGCTCTGAGTTGGTAACCTGTTTGTCTTAAAAAGTTCACTAATTTGTCATATTTGAACTACTTGCAGTTTTCACTCTTCCTTGAGTTGCGAAGAGCGGGAACAGAGAATGAGACAGGCAGCTGGAAGAACTGTTTTCGTGCAAGATCTGCTCACGTCGACTCTATTAGCTGATCAGTGAATGCGGTAAGCTTGACCGCTGCGGTAAAGCATATTATATCTTGGCTAATACTATGATTTTAACAATCTCAGCTTATATTAACTGAAACTGAGCTGTGGTTTCATGAAAAAGTCTCAGTAGGTTAAGATGTGACTATTTTGTTGCTTCATGTATAAGTATATTCGAAAGTAAAGAGGGATGTGAGGAAATGGTTTCGAACAAAGTGTATATTAATCTGGGCAAGGAATGGTTGAGTTCACAGTGTAATTTTATGTTCATTGGTTTAGGAAGTGAGTTTTACTCTTTTTATGTAATGAAACATgatttttatgcaattttacaTTCCGAAAATGTTAAAACTGAAGCGCTAGTATGTCAATTATGGTTCAACATGCATGTCTAGTTGAAGCCGCAACGCAAGAAAAGTGGACAGAATGGGCCGTCCGTTGCCGAAGGGCGGTAGATTTTCTGTATCAAAATTTAAGCGCTCGCTCCCAAGGCGTACCGTACCTATCCTTGTCCACTAGTAGTAACAattgtaaaaaatatttttaattagggCTTCACAACATTAGGAATGGAAAAAATCGCCCCAAAATTCAGTGCAACTCATTGTTTCCACACACATCAGCATTTTAAATTCTAGCTACATTTTATTTcaccattttttatattaaaattatatttatatattgagaatattatctaattattaatattttattaaattaacaattttaaaataaatatactctctctgtcccataaaaataaggacactTTCATTATTgtcgtcccataaaaaatactccatacgtcccactctaagtaaatcattttcctttttgggatgtctcattctaaatgatatatttctaaaaatagaaacatcaccgtttctactttttccctctcttacttcCTTTGAActctccacttaactcacaaaGTAACATTACATAAAATTCTGTGTCGGAATAGAAATGTTCCATGTAGAGTGGGACAGAGCGAGTATCTCATTTCCTTTGATCTATAaacattaattgatttaaaataaatcattttgcaacacttaaaaaaatcaaaattttaaattaaatatttgtaaatttaagaatttatttttttactaaacattgtataattaattcaaatcaaACTCAAAATCATGTTATGATTTCACAAAAAAATTTCTATATCACTTCTTTTTATTGCTACATATAACACGATAAATAAcaaaactaatttttaattaaattcatttaatttaaaattttaaggatattatgtacatgtataatttatgtacattatcttttctcaaaaaaatataaatttgaattgaattccaattccaatccaattccaattccaattccacaaTTCCAATTCTATATATTAACAAAagaattatatttcaattccaTAAAAAAATAGGTCAAAATTAAGAAAAGCGTCGGATCCACTTTCAGGGTCAAGCTGTAAACGGGGCATAtgtttctctctcctctctctcctcGCGCTCCCTCAGCAATAGCCCaaccatagcccagccacaaactcctccctgccacatcatcaatactaaatatcctcctgccacatcagaaatagcccagccatagcctaaccatatcataaatagcccagccacatcaatagccacatcactaataacacaatatacggaatttaatttagaaagacatatacgggaaacattaataatactatttataattttaaaaaagtacaataaattaaaaaagtacaataaattttaaaaagtactaaaagtttaaaaaagtacattaataataaaaattatattaaaaaaagtacattttacaaaattaagatagagagagtactcgttaatacaagtggtgcgaatgaaaatgaagtgcaaatcgcgtatatatagtgtctcgaaaattaaaagaaaaaaacaaaaaaccgctgagcgatgcgctgggcgatcccgacgctgcaatggcgccgagcggatcgcccagcgcatcacccagcgcccgtcgaccgcctagcgctaggcgatttttaattccgaaaaaccgctcgacggttttcggaagctgcaatggttcgcctagcgaccgcctagcgccggcgctcggctaggcggtgcgctaggctcCATCGTGGATAGCCAGTCTCCCTCTCTTCGCGAGTGTCACTGTGCCCTAGCCTCTCCATCGATTGAAGATAATCAGGTATGATGGATACCATGAGTTtcgtgttcgatcgattgaagtttcttgtgaatggcttctaacttacgatgtagctgtgcttcccctaatttttcaattcaaaaatggtttctccctgtcttagtactacccaaatttgaaggcgtggatcaaattaggagttaggcttttattcgaaagtttgattttaatgatgaatgattatccattcatgactgtgtaactattacttgtacaaaatcttcatctctgtgttccgtttgatggataattaggtaacaatccgatttgttgtgtttcttattatatgaaaagctacattgaagttctagatattttggttaaattttctgaaattttgttcgaattatttttatttgcttattccatttcttgcttcaattttgattaatttggttgaatttagatattgaagtctaatggtagaaacggagcattacatatatatagcatgagtttcgtgttcgatcgattgaagtttcttgtgaattgcttctaacttaggatgtagctgtgcttcccctaatttttatttgattgatggataccatgagtttcatgttcgatcgattgaagtttcttgtgaattgcttctaacttacgatgtagctgtgcttccccctaatttttcaattcaaaaatggtttctccctgtcttagtactacccaaatttgaaggcgtggatcaaattaggggttaggctttattcgaaagtttgattttaatgatgaatgattatccattcatgactgtgt
Proteins encoded in this window:
- the LOC121742688 gene encoding protein DEHYDRATION-INDUCED 19 homolog 4-like produces the protein MDSDFWTMRLAAAKRQFNMQSNHHSQLDRFNVEDFVGEEEAQPDYPCPYCYEELDIASICSHLEAEHSYESKSTVCPVCSVKVASDMISHLTLQHGHLFKMHRHGRLRRVPFPNSQPLSLLGRDLREAHLQVLLGGSGFRSSSAALSTAVTDNLLSYLVLNFPTIENDDISKSLMSSLEENSAKNVAPQHMWKSSFHSSLSCEEREQRMRQAAGRTVFVQDLLTSTLLADQ